One window from the genome of Epinephelus moara isolate mb chromosome 5, YSFRI_EMoa_1.0, whole genome shotgun sequence encodes:
- the LOC126389633 gene encoding uncharacterized protein LOC126389633, whose protein sequence is MASRAAYFSPSEQDIIMEAYEELLKKTTHKQGTGGGSPPADLTPAEDRALELNRGRPVLEGIPGGTDLNINPSQEDASLFIKVSGNTISLLEPPTVASPIPEDDDPGEGTSGAAGAADEVDEETVSLDSRRFEDPDALQDESQPCNIVSIYGSTFPSCKIPAVLIIMCLQNSQAIRQLYATHLKRQIQLADLDIEYKRRQMADLSVESEIKRRKLRKLNLEIKKLEREVSFTFSVHCMLTVTQTIY, encoded by the exons ATGGCATCACGTGCAGCATACTTCTCCCCATCGGAGCAGGACATAATTATGGAGGCCTACGAAGAG ctgttaaaaaaaacaacccacaaGCAAGGCACGGGTGGTGGGTCACCACCAGCTGACCTCACCCCTGCAGAGGACAGAGCCCTGGAACTTAACAGAGGCAGGCCTGTGTTAGAGGGGATCCCTGGGGGGACAGACTTAAATATAAATCCCTCCCAGGAAGATGCCTCCCTCTTCATTAAAG TATCTGGAAACACCATCTCACTGTTGGAGCCTCCAACAGTGGCGTCACCAATACCAGAGGATGATGATCCA GGTGAAGGCACCAgtggagcagcaggagcagcagatgAAGTCGATGAGGAGACTGTGTCTCTTGATTCAAGAAGGTTTGAG GACCCAGATGCTCTACAGGATGAAAGCCAGCCTTGCAACATAGTGAGTATTTATGGAAGTACATTCCCATCATGCAAAATTCCTGCTGTGCTGATTATTATGTGTTTACAGAACTCACAAGCTATCAGACAGCTGTATGCCACACATCTGAAACGGCAAATACAACTGGCCGATCTGGACATTGAATACAAAAGAAGACAGATGGCAGACCTCTCCGTGGAGTCCGAAATTAAAAGGAGGAAACTGAGGAAACTGAaccttgaaataaaaaaacttgaGCGGGAGGTGAGTTTCACCTTCAGTGTACACTGTATGCTGACTGTAACACAGACAATCTATTAA